In Mytilus edulis chromosome 4, xbMytEdul2.2, whole genome shotgun sequence, the following proteins share a genomic window:
- the LOC139520192 gene encoding visual pigment-like receptor peropsin, with protein MNAIFYCIAFIMFFVTFIGCTVNGAIVYVVLVNKHLQNVNNTFVVSMCINGFLISSFGTVFTAATSVRGEWIFGESVCQMHSFIVFFLGLAIIATLTSMAIEKYIVIKQESRNVVTKRVCIYILLICHVYGFVISSMPFIGWNRYQLEGFNITCSLKMDGTDANSTSFNIFMLIVGLICPLGVMITVYSKIIVTMKEKRKSANFNSYSCQRKTILKREMRVTKTILFMIGAFSVSWSPYAIHCVVSMLGITKGMSPFVATIPALIAKSSVIYHPCIYVFKNRPLKTVLLKILHCSTKKNKHVRGVHCTLPLQEFNGSSMNRRGQTVTYTMDEEADFSLIAPNNNVENIGRVYEFPT; from the exons ATGAATGCCATATTTTATTGTATagcttttatcatgttttttgtgaCGTTCATTGGGTGCACCGTCAATGGTGCTATAGTGTATGTAGTATTAGTTAATAAACATCTCCAAAATGTGAACAATACGTTTGTAGTATCGATGTGCATAAATGGATTTCTCATATCAAGTTTCGGTACAGTATTTACAGCAGCAACGAGTGTTAGAGGAGAATGGATTTTTGGAGAATCAGTTTGCCAAATGCATTCTTTTATAGTATTCTTCCTAGGTCTTGCAATCATTGCTACTTTGACAAGTATGGCTATAGAAAAATATATCGTTATAAAACAGGAATCAAGAAACGTGGTGACAAAAAGAGTTTGTATTTACATACTACTTATATGCCATGTGTATGGGTTCGTGATTTCTTCCATGCCCTTCATTGGGTGGAACAGGTATCAACTTGAAGGATTCAATATAACATGTTCGCTGAAAATGGACGGTACAGACGCTAATTCAACATCTTTCAACATTTTTATGCTAATAGTTGGATTGATTTGTCCGTTAGGAGTAATGATAACCGTATACTCCAAAATAATCGTCACG ATGAAAGAAAAACGGAAATCAGCGAACTTTAATTCATACAGCTGTCAGAGAAAGACAATATTAAAGAGAGAAATGAGAgtaacaaaaacaattttgttcATGATAG gtGCTTTTAGTGTTTCCTGGTCCCCATATGCCATACATTGTGTTGTATCGATGCTCGGTATAACAAAAGGAATGTCTCCATTTGTAGCAACTATTCCAGCTTTAATCGCAAAATCTTCAGTAATTTATCATCCATGCATTTATGTGTTTAAAAACAGACCACTGAAGACTGTGCTACTAAAAATACTTCACTGCTCAACtaagaaaaataaacatgttcGTGGTGTTCACTGTACTTTGCCATTACAAGAATTCAATGGATCAAGCATGAATCGTAGAGGCCAAACAGTAACATATACAATGGATGAAGAAGCAGACTTCTCATTAATAGCACCAAAtaataatgttgaaaatattggACGTGTATATGAATTTCCGACCTGA